Proteins from one Stenotrophomonas aracearum genomic window:
- a CDS encoding Sua5/YciO/YrdC/YwlC family protein gives MNELTVDSAVPTLHAGGVVAYPTEAVWGLGCDPANEAAVLKLLRLKQRPVEKGMILVAADLAQLDGWVSVNQLPADRRDEVLASWPGAHTWILPAGPRAPRWVTGEHSGIAVRISAHPLVGALCRAWGGPLVSTSANLAGQPPARTRAALDPALLALLDGLVDGATGGLAQPTPIRDALTGQVLRT, from the coding sequence ATGAACGAGCTCACCGTCGATTCGGCTGTTCCCACCCTGCACGCTGGCGGGGTGGTCGCCTACCCCACTGAAGCCGTATGGGGGCTGGGCTGCGATCCGGCCAATGAAGCTGCGGTGTTGAAGCTGCTGCGGCTCAAGCAGCGCCCGGTCGAAAAGGGCATGATCCTGGTCGCCGCCGACCTGGCCCAGCTGGACGGCTGGGTTTCGGTCAATCAACTGCCGGCTGACCGCCGGGATGAGGTGCTGGCCAGCTGGCCCGGCGCGCACACCTGGATCCTGCCGGCGGGCCCGCGTGCACCGCGCTGGGTCACCGGCGAACACTCCGGCATTGCGGTGCGGATCAGCGCACATCCCCTGGTGGGCGCGCTGTGCCGTGCCTGGGGCGGACCGCTGGTCTCGACCAGCGCCAACCTGGCCGGCCAGCCGCCGGCACGCACCCGCGCCGCTCTGGATCCCGCGCTGCTGGCCCTGCTGGACGGCCTGGTCGACGGCGCCACCGGCGGCCTGGCCCAGCCCACCCCGATCCGCGACGCCCTCACCGGGCAGGTGCTGCGCACCTGA
- a CDS encoding DUF4124 domain-containing protein, with protein sequence MRPSPALWLLLLLPGVAAPLAAQDSSVRVYRCVGSNGAVSLQDAPCRDGRQEVREMQRPRDPAPRVVRSDSTPSTPPPAAPEREVRYVHVQPPQPMYECIRDDGSRYSSETSEGNPRWVPVWTSAWLPGRGPGGIRPGPGPRPGPDPRPDPRPLPLPPIAPMGSGSITSSGGSLTVQGGGSRGGGSFTVGSGSTQWHTEGSAYPGTYHDVVVPAGNVLVRDQCHPLPASEVCSILSDRRWELVRRYNSALQGERDAISREQRGVDARLDRDCR encoded by the coding sequence ATGCGCCCGTCCCCTGCCCTCTGGTTGTTGCTCCTGCTGCCCGGTGTCGCCGCTCCGCTGGCGGCCCAGGACAGCAGCGTGCGGGTGTACCGCTGCGTGGGCAGCAATGGCGCGGTGTCGCTGCAGGACGCGCCGTGCCGTGACGGCCGCCAGGAAGTGCGCGAAATGCAGCGCCCCCGCGACCCGGCCCCCCGGGTCGTGCGCAGCGACAGCACACCGTCCACGCCACCGCCTGCCGCGCCCGAACGCGAAGTGCGCTACGTCCACGTACAGCCGCCGCAGCCGATGTACGAATGCATCCGCGACGATGGCAGCCGTTACTCCAGCGAGACCAGCGAGGGGAATCCGCGCTGGGTGCCGGTGTGGACCAGCGCCTGGTTGCCGGGACGCGGTCCAGGCGGCATTCGTCCGGGACCGGGACCTCGCCCGGGTCCCGACCCGCGCCCGGATCCCCGTCCGCTTCCGCTTCCGCCTATCGCACCAATGGGCAGCGGTTCGATCACCTCCAGCGGTGGTTCGCTGACCGTGCAGGGCGGTGGCTCGCGCGGCGGGGGCAGTTTCACCGTGGGCAGCGGGAGCACCCAGTGGCACACCGAAGGTTCGGCCTACCCCGGCACCTACCATGACGTGGTGGTGCCGGCCGGCAATGTGCTGGTGCGCGACCAGTGCCATCCCCTGCCGGCCAGCGAAGTGTGTTCGATCCTCAGCGACCGCCGCTGGGAGCTGGTGCGCCGTTACAACAGCGCGCTGCAGGGCGAACGCGACGCGATCAGCCGTGAACAGCGCGGCGTGGATGCGCGGCTGGACCGCGACTGCCGATAG
- a CDS encoding DUF4124 domain-containing protein, with protein MKPWWLLLLCVASSAMADDAIVFRCTDADGNSTVQGTPCPAGSHQVIQRMNAAPSRAEVSVSSSITPPAAAPPPVAPAASAPAAAGDAPAAVPAFVPGKARPVERIISEAYEVPTGTAILDTANLPKPGDDATAADTDKPPLPEIYQCQAQDGGRYLHEREPAPPHCQLLSVTALGGATPLNAASCEVIRDACEPIPEDQRCNAWQQRFRDARGRERFASPDNAAAAAAERARLQAVLAESSCAVPG; from the coding sequence ATGAAACCCTGGTGGCTCCTGTTGCTGTGCGTGGCCTCGTCGGCAATGGCCGACGACGCGATCGTGTTCCGCTGTACCGACGCCGATGGCAACAGCACCGTGCAGGGCACGCCGTGCCCGGCCGGCAGCCACCAGGTCATCCAGCGCATGAACGCGGCGCCGTCGCGCGCCGAGGTGTCGGTGTCCAGCAGCATTACGCCGCCCGCAGCGGCGCCACCACCGGTGGCACCCGCGGCCAGCGCGCCAGCGGCGGCGGGCGACGCGCCCGCTGCGGTGCCCGCCTTTGTGCCCGGCAAGGCCCGGCCGGTCGAGCGCATCATTTCAGAGGCCTACGAAGTGCCCACCGGGACCGCGATCCTCGACACGGCCAACCTGCCCAAGCCCGGAGACGATGCAACCGCAGCGGACACCGACAAGCCGCCGCTGCCGGAGATCTACCAGTGCCAGGCACAGGACGGTGGCCGCTACCTGCATGAGCGCGAGCCCGCGCCGCCGCACTGCCAGCTGCTGTCGGTCACCGCCCTGGGCGGGGCGACGCCACTCAATGCCGCCAGCTGCGAGGTGATCCGCGACGCGTGCGAGCCGATACCCGAAGACCAGCGCTGCAACGCGTGGCAGCAGCGCTTCCGCGATGCACGCGGGCGCGAGCGGTTCGCTTCGCCGGACAATGCGGCCGCCGCTGCGGCAGAGCGCGCCCGCCTCCAGGCAGTGCTGGCCGAGTCGAGCTGCGCGGTCCCCGGTTGA
- a CDS encoding SDR family oxidoreductase, whose protein sequence is MSAHRWRLDGQTALITGASAGIGLAIAHELLGFGADLLIVGRDADALEMARDELADAYPDREIHGLAADVSDDEDRREILDWVEDHSDGLHLLINNAGGNVTKAATEYTEDEWRGIFETNLFSAFELSRYAHPLLARHAASAIVNVGSVSGLTHVRSGAVYGMTKAAMHQMTRNLAVEWAEDGIRVNAVAPWYIRTRRTSGPLSDPDYYEQVIDRTPMRRIGEPEEVAAAVGFLCLPAASYVTGECIAVDGGFLRYGF, encoded by the coding sequence GTGAGCGCGCATCGTTGGCGACTGGATGGACAGACCGCATTGATCACCGGTGCCAGTGCCGGCATCGGCCTGGCGATCGCACACGAACTGCTGGGATTCGGTGCCGACCTGCTGATCGTCGGGCGCGACGCCGATGCGCTGGAAATGGCCCGCGACGAGCTGGCCGACGCGTACCCGGACCGTGAGATCCACGGGCTTGCCGCCGATGTCTCCGACGACGAGGACCGCCGCGAGATCCTCGACTGGGTGGAAGACCACAGCGACGGCCTGCACCTGCTGATCAACAATGCCGGCGGCAACGTCACCAAGGCGGCCACCGAATACACCGAAGACGAATGGCGCGGCATCTTCGAAACCAACCTGTTCTCGGCCTTCGAGCTGTCGCGCTACGCGCACCCCTTGCTGGCGCGCCATGCGGCCTCGGCGATCGTCAACGTGGGCAGCGTGTCGGGCCTCACCCACGTGCGCAGCGGCGCGGTGTATGGCATGACCAAGGCCGCCATGCACCAGATGACGCGCAACCTGGCGGTGGAGTGGGCTGAAGACGGCATCCGGGTCAATGCGGTGGCGCCCTGGTACATCCGCACCCGCCGCACCTCCGGGCCGCTGTCGGACCCGGACTATTACGAGCAGGTCATCGACCGTACCCCGATGCGCCGCATCGGCGAGCCCGAAGAAGTGGCCGCTGCGGTGGGCTTCCTGTGCCTGCCTGCGGCCAGCTACGTCACCGGCGAATGCATCGCGGTGGACGGCGGGTTCCTGCGCTACGGGTTTTAA
- the sppA gene encoding signal peptide peptidase SppA, whose product MNQPVRRNPVASFFIGLWDVMNFTRRLILNLLFFGLLLLILVLFVVAMGKGASSNRALQDRTSLVIAPEGRLVEQFSADPVSRALAKAIGDNSAEEVQLRDLIRALDAARDDKKIERVVLQLDKLQPSGFASMREVAASLQAVRASGKQVVAYADNLSQWQYLLAAQADEIYLDPMGGVVLEGLGRYRQYFRTGLQDKLGVDVHLFKVGEYKSAAEPYVLDAASPQAKEADLFWMNDVWQRYLADIAKARKLDAAQLAAGIDTMPEGIAAAGGDLAKFALQQKLVDGLKTREEVEDLLADRGVADEDADGGFRSVNLDGYLAQLDMRGSPVDSRPQVAVVVASGEIAGGDLPAGRVGGESTSALLREARDDDNVKAVVLRVDSPGGEVFASEQIRREVVALKAAGKPVVVSMGDLAASGGYWISMNADRIYADPSTITGSIGIFGMIPNLSRSLDKIGVHTDGVGTTRFAGAFDITRPMDPAVGQVIQSVINKGYADFTGKVADARNKPVEAVDEVARGRVWSGAQAKERGLVDAFGGLKDAIADAANRAKLGGPDKVRVRYIEKAATPFAQFLSGFAGSHAGAWMLGETGMARIMLARSMPEVDTQLRFVEDAARDPRGSAPVKALAYCFCGF is encoded by the coding sequence ATGAACCAACCCGTGCGTCGCAATCCTGTCGCCAGCTTCTTCATCGGGCTGTGGGATGTGATGAACTTTACCCGCAGGCTGATCCTCAACCTGCTGTTCTTCGGCCTGCTGCTGCTGATCCTCGTCCTGTTCGTGGTGGCGATGGGCAAGGGCGCCAGCAGCAACCGTGCCCTGCAGGACCGCACCTCGCTGGTGATCGCGCCGGAAGGCCGCCTGGTCGAGCAGTTCAGTGCAGACCCCGTCAGCCGAGCGCTTGCCAAGGCCATTGGCGACAACAGCGCCGAGGAAGTGCAGCTGCGCGACCTGATCCGCGCGCTGGATGCGGCACGGGACGACAAGAAGATCGAGCGGGTGGTGCTGCAGCTGGACAAGCTGCAGCCGAGCGGCTTCGCTTCAATGCGTGAAGTGGCGGCGTCGCTGCAGGCCGTGCGTGCGTCGGGCAAGCAGGTGGTGGCCTATGCCGACAACCTGAGCCAGTGGCAGTACCTGCTGGCCGCGCAGGCCGACGAGATCTACCTCGACCCGATGGGCGGGGTGGTGCTGGAAGGCCTTGGCCGTTACCGCCAGTACTTCCGCACCGGGTTGCAGGACAAGCTGGGCGTGGACGTGCACCTGTTCAAGGTGGGCGAGTACAAGTCCGCGGCCGAACCGTACGTGCTGGACGCCGCCTCGCCGCAGGCCAAGGAAGCCGACCTGTTCTGGATGAACGACGTGTGGCAGCGCTACCTGGCCGACATCGCAAAGGCGCGCAAGCTGGACGCCGCGCAGCTGGCGGCCGGCATCGACACGATGCCTGAGGGCATCGCCGCCGCCGGTGGCGACCTGGCCAAGTTCGCCCTGCAGCAGAAGCTGGTGGACGGTCTGAAGACCCGTGAGGAAGTCGAAGACCTGCTCGCCGACCGTGGCGTGGCCGACGAAGACGCCGACGGCGGCTTCCGCAGCGTCAATCTGGACGGCTACCTGGCCCAGCTCGACATGCGCGGTTCCCCGGTGGATTCGCGTCCGCAGGTAGCCGTGGTGGTGGCCTCTGGCGAAATCGCCGGCGGCGACCTGCCAGCCGGTCGCGTCGGCGGTGAGTCGACCTCGGCGCTGCTGCGCGAAGCGCGCGACGACGACAACGTCAAGGCGGTGGTGCTGCGCGTGGATTCGCCGGGTGGCGAAGTGTTCGCCTCCGAGCAGATCCGCCGCGAAGTGGTGGCGCTGAAGGCCGCCGGCAAGCCGGTGGTGGTGTCGATGGGCGACCTCGCTGCTTCGGGTGGTTACTGGATCAGCATGAATGCCGACCGCATCTATGCCGACCCGTCGACCATCACCGGTTCGATCGGCATCTTCGGCATGATCCCGAACCTGTCGCGCTCGCTGGACAAGATCGGCGTGCATACCGACGGCGTGGGCACCACCCGCTTCGCCGGTGCCTTCGATATCACCCGTCCGATGGATCCGGCCGTGGGCCAGGTGATCCAGTCGGTGATCAACAAGGGCTACGCCGACTTCACCGGCAAGGTCGCCGATGCGCGCAACAAGCCGGTGGAAGCGGTGGACGAAGTGGCGCGTGGCCGCGTGTGGAGCGGTGCGCAGGCCAAGGAGCGCGGCCTGGTCGACGCCTTCGGTGGCCTGAAGGACGCCATTGCCGATGCCGCCAACCGCGCCAAGCTGGGCGGTCCCGACAAAGTGCGGGTGCGCTACATCGAAAAGGCGGCCACCCCGTTTGCACAGTTCCTGAGCGGCTTTGCCGGCAGCCACGCCGGTGCCTGGATGCTGGGCGAAACCGGCATGGCGCGGATCATGCTGGCCCGGTCGATGCCGGAAGTGGATACGCAGCTGCGCTTCGTTGAAGATGCCGCCCGCGACCCGCGCGGCAGTGCCCCGGTGAAAGCCCTGGCATATTGCTTCTGCGGCTTCTGA
- a CDS encoding MATE family efflux transporter, with translation MSTVTSTPRLSREVRATGLLALPLVLGHVSTGLISFVDNVIAGHHGTQTLAAVTIGTALLWLPMLIPIGTLISLTASVSQLHGAGREREIGPLFRQALWLALGLGLIMFTFLTVVPPLLPAFGIAPDIVPGATAFLHAVRWGGPALTLYFCMRYLSEGMHWTLPTMLLGFGGLLVLAPLGYVLCYGKLGFPEMGAEGLGIASATMMWIQALCFAGYLWKTRRFAHLELFSHLELPRWAAIWDLLRTGLPIGITVLMEGGLFIVTALLIGRLGATEAASHQIAINVAQLCFMIPMGVAEATTVRVGHAVGSGNGLGVRRASIAGLLIILGTQTLSALVLLFGHDAIVGVYTADLGVAALASTLLLYAAAFQFPDGIQVLSAGALRGLKDTRVPMFIAMFSYWGLGMPLGAGLGLGLGMGPQGMWLGLILGLTAAAILMGWRLRVSSRRVGTTLA, from the coding sequence ATGTCTACCGTTACCTCCACGCCGCGCCTCTCCCGGGAAGTGCGTGCCACCGGCCTGCTCGCGCTGCCGCTGGTGCTCGGCCATGTCTCCACCGGCCTGATTTCCTTCGTCGACAACGTCATCGCCGGGCACCACGGCACCCAGACCCTGGCCGCCGTCACCATCGGCACCGCCCTGCTGTGGCTGCCGATGCTGATTCCGATCGGCACCCTGATCTCGCTGACCGCCTCGGTTTCGCAGCTGCACGGCGCCGGCCGCGAGCGCGAGATCGGCCCGCTGTTCCGCCAGGCGCTATGGCTGGCGCTGGGCCTGGGCCTGATCATGTTCACCTTCCTCACGGTGGTGCCGCCGCTGCTGCCGGCGTTCGGCATCGCGCCGGACATCGTGCCCGGCGCAACCGCCTTCCTGCATGCGGTGCGCTGGGGCGGCCCGGCGCTCACCCTGTACTTCTGCATGCGCTACCTCAGCGAAGGCATGCACTGGACGCTGCCTACCATGCTGCTTGGCTTCGGCGGCCTGCTGGTGCTGGCACCGCTGGGCTACGTGCTGTGTTACGGCAAGCTGGGCTTCCCCGAAATGGGCGCTGAAGGCCTGGGCATCGCCTCGGCCACCATGATGTGGATCCAGGCGCTGTGCTTTGCCGGTTACCTGTGGAAGACCCGCCGCTTCGCCCACCTGGAATTGTTCTCGCACCTGGAGCTGCCGCGTTGGGCTGCGATCTGGGACCTGCTGCGGACCGGCCTGCCGATCGGCATCACGGTGCTGATGGAAGGCGGGCTGTTCATCGTCACCGCCCTGCTGATCGGCCGCCTGGGCGCGACCGAAGCCGCCTCGCACCAGATCGCCATCAACGTGGCCCAGCTGTGCTTCATGATCCCGATGGGCGTGGCCGAAGCCACCACCGTGCGGGTGGGCCATGCGGTGGGCAGCGGCAACGGGCTGGGCGTGCGTCGGGCCTCGATTGCCGGGCTGCTGATCATCCTGGGAACGCAGACGCTTTCGGCGCTGGTGCTGCTGTTCGGGCACGACGCCATCGTCGGCGTGTACACCGCCGACCTGGGCGTGGCCGCGCTGGCCTCGACCCTGCTGCTGTATGCGGCGGCCTTCCAGTTCCCCGACGGCATCCAGGTACTGTCGGCCGGCGCGCTGCGCGGCCTGAAGGACACCCGCGTGCCGATGTTCATCGCCATGTTCTCGTACTGGGGGCTGGGCATGCCGCTCGGCGCCGGGCTCGGCCTGGGCCTGGGCATGGGACCGCAGGGCATGTGGCTGGGCCTGATCCTGGGCCTGACCGCCGCGGCGATCCTGATGGGCTGGCGGCTGCGGGTCAGCAGCCGTCGCGTCGGGACCACCCTGGCCTGA
- a CDS encoding DUF3106 domain-containing protein, producing MNKSILLLLMALSAGATAAPQALPLPTPVAAPVPTPTTAPAIPATPAALDPAQLRELRTRYAQWQALPESERTRIREAARRVAALPAAQQQSLRARFDEQDQRFRDGWRLGPQLGQQFPKLQGLFGYLPVEQREPALVALRQLNDGQLAQLTLIAQRTPPQERDRVRDQFLGLAPAARDAWLRENVVR from the coding sequence ATGAATAAGTCGATCCTGCTGCTCCTGATGGCCCTGTCCGCTGGCGCCACTGCCGCGCCCCAGGCACTGCCGCTGCCCACCCCGGTTGCCGCCCCCGTCCCCACCCCGACCACCGCACCGGCGATTCCCGCAACGCCGGCCGCGCTGGATCCGGCCCAGCTGCGCGAGCTGCGCACCCGCTACGCGCAGTGGCAGGCGCTGCCCGAATCCGAGCGCACCCGCATCCGCGAGGCCGCGCGCCGCGTGGCCGCGCTGCCGGCGGCGCAGCAGCAGTCGCTGCGCGCGCGCTTCGACGAACAGGACCAGCGCTTCCGCGACGGCTGGCGGTTGGGCCCGCAGCTGGGCCAGCAGTTCCCCAAGCTGCAGGGCCTGTTCGGCTACCTGCCGGTGGAACAGCGCGAACCCGCCCTGGTCGCGCTGCGCCAGCTCAACGACGGCCAGCTGGCCCAGCTCACCTTGATCGCCCAGCGCACCCCGCCGCAGGAGCGCGACCGCGTACGTGACCAGTTCCTGGGCCTGGCGCCGGCCGCCCGTGATGCCTGGCTGCGGGAAAATGTAGTGCGGTAA
- a CDS encoding primosomal protein N' yields the protein MLSPAPTPTLQVVLPVPLPQWFDYAPPPGELPHAGVIGRRLRVPFGSRELVGVVAGIGTVADGATLRAAVAWLDPAPLLGGELWSSLQWLSRYTHAPLGEVVSTALPAPLRKGEPVPDTHRWGWQLTPAGQEPGVKLRAGTRPHRLAELLGNGSVDEDLLDEALYDWRSAARALAKRGLVERVALAHSAALPSLRPGPCPNAEQADAIAAITAGKGFGAFLLDGVTGSGKTEVYLQAIADCLARGRQALVLVPEIGLTPQTLARFRSRLGITVHELHSGLNDNERARVWAAAARGEAQVVVGTRSAVFTPLPNAGLIVVDEEHDGSYKQQDGIRYHARDFALVRAKALDIPVVLGSATPSLESLHNAHAGRYTHLRLKQRAGEARPPTVRVLDVRKRPLKDGLSPEVMQGIEQHLQAGHQVLVFKNRRGYAPVLLCHDCGWTAPCKRCDAPMTVHAGGRRLQCHHCGARQPAPLACPDCGSLALQPQGIGTERLEEHLVEAFADYPVIRIDRGTTNRRDALESQLASLGDRAGILVGTQILAKGHDLPKLTLVVVVGIDEGLFSADFRASEKLAQQLIQVAGRAGRATDPGEVWLQTHHPGHPLLETLVNGGYHAFADAELQQREAAGFPPFAHLALLRAEAQQVEHANAMLSGVRELIAHDSPVERFGPMPAPMPRRAGYQRTQLLLSAPSRRPLHALLDQIMPQVYALPQARKVRWSLDVDPMDLY from the coding sequence ATGCTTTCGCCCGCCCCCACGCCCACCCTGCAGGTCGTCCTGCCCGTGCCCTTGCCGCAGTGGTTCGACTACGCCCCCCCGCCGGGCGAGCTGCCGCACGCAGGCGTGATCGGCCGTCGGCTGCGGGTGCCCTTCGGGTCCCGCGAGCTGGTCGGCGTGGTGGCCGGAATCGGCACAGTGGCCGACGGCGCCACCCTTCGCGCTGCGGTGGCGTGGCTGGACCCGGCCCCACTGCTGGGCGGGGAACTCTGGTCATCGCTGCAGTGGTTGTCGCGCTATACCCACGCGCCGCTGGGGGAAGTGGTCAGCACTGCCCTGCCCGCCCCGTTGCGCAAGGGCGAACCCGTCCCCGACACCCATCGTTGGGGCTGGCAGCTCACCCCTGCCGGCCAGGAGCCGGGCGTGAAACTGCGCGCGGGGACACGACCCCACCGCCTGGCCGAGCTGCTCGGCAACGGCAGTGTCGATGAGGACCTGCTGGACGAGGCACTGTATGACTGGCGCAGTGCCGCCCGCGCCTTGGCCAAACGCGGGCTGGTCGAACGCGTTGCGCTCGCGCACAGCGCGGCGTTGCCCAGCCTCCGTCCCGGCCCGTGCCCGAACGCGGAGCAGGCCGACGCGATCGCGGCCATCACCGCCGGGAAGGGTTTCGGTGCATTCCTGCTCGATGGTGTGACCGGCAGCGGCAAGACCGAGGTGTACCTGCAGGCGATCGCGGACTGCCTGGCGCGCGGGCGCCAGGCGCTGGTCCTGGTGCCCGAGATCGGGCTCACCCCGCAGACCCTGGCCCGCTTCCGCAGCCGCTTGGGCATCACCGTGCATGAGCTGCACTCGGGCTTGAACGACAACGAACGCGCGCGGGTCTGGGCAGCCGCCGCACGCGGCGAAGCGCAGGTGGTGGTGGGAACGCGCTCGGCGGTGTTCACACCGCTGCCCAACGCCGGCCTCATCGTGGTGGACGAAGAACACGACGGCAGTTACAAGCAGCAGGACGGGATCCGTTACCACGCCCGCGATTTCGCGCTGGTGCGGGCCAAGGCGCTCGACATTCCCGTGGTCCTGGGCAGCGCCACCCCGTCGCTGGAGTCGCTGCACAACGCACACGCGGGCCGGTACACCCACCTGCGCCTGAAGCAGCGCGCCGGCGAGGCCCGACCGCCCACGGTGCGCGTGCTCGACGTGCGCAAGCGCCCGCTGAAGGACGGCCTGTCGCCGGAGGTCATGCAGGGCATCGAGCAGCACCTGCAGGCCGGCCACCAGGTGCTGGTGTTCAAGAACCGTCGCGGCTACGCACCGGTGCTGCTCTGCCACGACTGTGGCTGGACCGCGCCCTGCAAGCGCTGCGATGCGCCGATGACCGTGCACGCTGGCGGGCGCCGCCTGCAGTGCCACCACTGCGGCGCGCGCCAACCGGCGCCGCTGGCCTGCCCGGACTGCGGCAGCCTGGCGCTGCAACCACAGGGCATCGGCACGGAACGGCTTGAAGAGCATCTGGTGGAGGCGTTCGCCGACTACCCGGTGATCCGCATCGACCGCGGCACCACGAACCGGCGCGACGCACTGGAAAGCCAACTGGCGTCGCTGGGCGACCGTGCCGGCATCCTGGTCGGCACGCAGATCCTGGCCAAGGGCCACGACCTGCCCAAGCTGACCCTGGTGGTCGTGGTGGGAATCGACGAAGGCCTGTTCTCGGCCGATTTCCGTGCCAGCGAAAAACTGGCCCAGCAGCTGATCCAGGTGGCGGGGCGCGCGGGGCGCGCGACCGATCCCGGCGAAGTCTGGCTGCAGACCCACCATCCCGGGCATCCGTTGCTGGAAACGCTGGTCAATGGCGGTTACCACGCCTTCGCCGATGCCGAACTGCAGCAGCGCGAAGCAGCAGGCTTCCCGCCGTTCGCGCACCTGGCGCTGCTGCGCGCCGAGGCGCAGCAGGTGGAACATGCCAATGCCATGTTGAGCGGCGTGCGCGAGCTGATCGCGCACGACAGCCCGGTGGAGCGGTTCGGCCCGATGCCGGCACCGATGCCGCGCCGCGCCGGTTACCAGCGCACCCAGCTGTTGTTGTCGGCGCCGTCGCGACGGCCGCTGCATGCACTGTTGGACCAGATCATGCCGCAGGTCTACGCGCTGCCGCAGGCGCGGAAGGTGCGCTGGTCGCTGGATGTAGACCCGATGGACCTGTATTAG
- a CDS encoding glutathione S-transferase family protein, with amino-acid sequence MLKIWGRQNSSNVRKVLWCAEEIGLPYESIEVGGPFGGTQSPGYTAMNPNGLVPVIEDQGLPLWESNTIVRYLSARYALGTLYPEDAMTRAQAEKWMDWSTSRMAPLYSELIWGIMRTAPANRDEARINAAVVRAGELLAMADATLARQPWLSGEQFAMGDIPLGALVYAWFELPIQRPSLPHLEAWYQRLQQRPAYVKAVMTPLT; translated from the coding sequence ATGCTGAAGATCTGGGGCCGGCAAAATTCCAGCAACGTGCGCAAGGTGTTGTGGTGCGCCGAGGAAATCGGCCTGCCATACGAATCCATCGAAGTGGGTGGTCCGTTCGGTGGCACGCAGTCGCCCGGGTACACGGCGATGAATCCCAACGGGCTGGTGCCGGTGATCGAAGACCAGGGCCTGCCGCTGTGGGAGTCCAACACCATCGTGCGCTACCTGAGCGCGCGTTACGCGTTGGGCACGTTGTACCCGGAAGACGCGATGACGCGCGCCCAGGCCGAGAAGTGGATGGACTGGAGCACCTCGCGGATGGCGCCGCTGTACAGCGAACTGATCTGGGGCATCATGCGCACCGCACCGGCCAACCGCGACGAAGCGCGCATCAACGCGGCCGTGGTGCGTGCCGGTGAGCTGCTGGCGATGGCCGATGCCACGCTGGCGCGGCAACCGTGGCTGTCCGGCGAGCAGTTTGCGATGGGCGACATCCCGCTGGGCGCACTTGTCTATGCGTGGTTCGAACTGCCGATCCAGCGCCCGTCGCTGCCGCACCTGGAAGCGTGGTACCAGCGCCTGCAGCAGCGCCCCGCGTACGTCAAGGCGGTGATGACGCCGCTGACCTAA